A part of Neoarius graeffei isolate fNeoGra1 chromosome 8, fNeoGra1.pri, whole genome shotgun sequence genomic DNA contains:
- the tmem60 gene encoding transmembrane protein 60, protein MSMSLAQRVLLTWIFSLIFLIMLVLKLDKKIQWNWFLVFLPVWTFDTILLLMLIVKMAGRCKPGFDPRNAADNLKKRVWYLVAILLKLAFSLLLCARLEHLTQIYLSLICIPLWALLIGAMVELGYNVFHF, encoded by the coding sequence ATGAGCATGTCTCTTGCACAGCGAGTGCTCCTCACCTGGATCTTCAGCCTCATCTTCCTCATCATGCTGGTCCTCAAATTGGATAAGAAAATCCAATGGAACTGGTTCCTCGTCTTCCTTCCCGTCTGGACCTTTGACACCATTCTCCTGCTCATGCTCATTGTGAAAATGGCCGGCCGCTGTAAGCCGGGCTTCGACCCACGCAACGCAGCCGACAACCTGAAGAAGCGAGTTTGGTACCTGGTGGCCATTTTGTTGAAGCTAGCGTTCAGTCTGTTGCTGTGTGCCAGGCTGGAGCATCTGACTCAGATATACCTGAGTTTAATTTGTATTCCTCTGTGGGCTCTTCTTATCGGAGCCATGGTGGAGCTCGGCTACAACGTCTTCCACTTCTGA